A genome region from Sphingobium sp. CR2-8 includes the following:
- the fdxA gene encoding ferredoxin FdxA: MTYVVTDNCIRCKYMDCVEVCPVDCFYEGENMLVINPSECIDCGVCEPECPAEAILPDTENGLEKWLELNTKYSAEWPNITVKGEAPADADAMSGVEGKLEKFFSPEPGAGN, translated from the coding sequence ATGACCTATGTCGTGACCGACAACTGCATCCGCTGCAAATATATGGATTGCGTCGAGGTCTGCCCCGTAGATTGTTTCTACGAGGGCGAGAACATGCTGGTCATCAATCCCAGCGAATGCATCGACTGCGGCGTGTGCGAACCCGAATGCCCGGCCGAAGCGATCCTGCCCGATACCGAGAACGGCCTGGAAAAATGGCTGGAACTCAACACCAAATATTCCGCCGAATGGCCCAATATCACGGTGAAGGGCGAAGCGCCTGCCGACGCCGACGCGATGAGCGGCGTGGAAGGCAAGCTGGAGAAATTCTTCTCGCCGGAGCCTGGCGCGGGCAACTGA
- a CDS encoding CarD family transcriptional regulator, which yields MAAKALSFDVGDYVVYPKHGVGRVIELQKEQIAGMELELYVLRFEKERMTLRVPTNKAEGVGMRKLSSNKTLEELMETLKGKPKVKRTMWSRRAQEYEAKINSGDLVSIAEVTRDLFRADDQPEQSYSERQIFEAASSRLARELAAMEETDEPTALKKILFILNEAAPKYVKVEG from the coding sequence ATGGCTGCCAAAGCGCTGTCCTTTGACGTTGGTGATTATGTCGTTTACCCCAAGCACGGCGTTGGCCGTGTGATCGAACTGCAAAAGGAGCAGATCGCGGGCATGGAATTGGAGCTGTATGTGCTCCGTTTCGAAAAGGAGCGCATGACGCTTCGCGTGCCGACCAATAAAGCCGAAGGCGTGGGCATGCGCAAGCTGTCGTCCAACAAGACGCTTGAAGAATTGATGGAAACATTGAAGGGCAAGCCCAAGGTCAAGCGCACCATGTGGTCGCGCCGCGCCCAGGAATATGAAGCGAAGATCAATTCGGGCGACCTGGTGTCGATCGCCGAAGTGACCCGCGACCTGTTCCGCGCCGACGACCAGCCCGAGCAGAGCTATTCGGAACGCCAGATCTTCGAAGCGGCCTCCAGCCGCCTGGCGCGCGAACTGGCGGCGATGGAAGAAACGGACGAGCCGACCGCGCTCAAGAAGATCCTGTTCATCCTGAACGAAGCCGCACCCAAATATGTGAAGGTCGAAGGCTGA
- a CDS encoding RNA-binding S4 domain-containing protein: MADPVTGVGHGPTLRIDKFLWFARLSKSRSIAQKLAEDGHIRLNGRRIERAHAPVRPGDLITFPHGDAVRVVRIVALPTRRGPAPEAQACYEELMVGG; encoded by the coding sequence ATGGCTGACCCGGTGACCGGCGTCGGTCACGGGCCGACGCTGCGCATCGACAAGTTCCTCTGGTTCGCGCGGCTGTCCAAGAGCCGCTCGATCGCCCAGAAGCTGGCGGAGGATGGGCATATCCGCTTGAATGGGCGCCGCATCGAGCGTGCCCATGCGCCGGTGCGGCCGGGCGACCTCATCACATTTCCCCATGGCGACGCGGTGCGGGTAGTGCGCATCGTCGCCCTGCCGACGCGGCGCGGCCCCGCGCCCGAAGCGCAGGCATGCTATGAGGAATTGATGGTCGGCGGCTGA